aggctgtctgacatagagagagtacctgagacaaggtCGACTCCCGCTGGAagttatgcgtttccgcagaatacggaaactccacaccttccagcgaagtaccattttccctcgatcgagctaccaagggaaggcgattagatcgttCGGACCAACTACACGGCTGGTCACATGTTTCATTcattgaaacagcggtgaccgaagcgagaaacgagggaacgagttgagagaagctacttgtttaataattacttggcaatattcggagacgcgtacaatcgagtcgaagcttaaatctagtttaagtgtaccaagcaattgttttatttaaagaGGGTGAAGCTAATATGAGGGAAACGCGacacgacgcgatgctgaaccgtgcagcagatcttcggatcgaatcgacactgcccttgttagattgatttctattgctAGAAATCGAGCTATCAAGGGAATGCGATTCGatctttcggaactgcacggccgatcacttgctttttaCATGAAAGCAGAGGcgatcgaagcaagaaacgaaagaacgagagaacgagaagctagttGGTGAACAATTGCTTGGCACACACGTAGACGCGTACAATAGAATCGTCGaagcttaagtctagtttagttatgccaagtaattattttgtttcaaaGAGGGATGAAGTTAATGTGAGGgaaacgcgacgcgatgctaaactaaaggaacgagaaaacgagagagaaagaagctacttgtttaataattacttggcaatattcgGAGAAGCCTTAAGTCTAATCGATAGAAAACTGAAATTCagaagatagaaggaagcagagttccttcgatcttctgatttagttttaccaagcaattatttcggTTAACGACGTCTTCTGCGATGACCGCTGTAAGCCTACACCTAAACTGTAATCTAATTTAAGGACAtagaaaaatcaaatttaattatatcaaacagtattaaacaaaatgtcACATTACAAATTTCTTAATATTGGACATAATGAAAATGTCACAAGACAAAAATTATCTATCACCTAGCTAACGGACCATACAAAGTTTGGAGGAACGaacagaataaaataaaaattttatcctGATTAATATCATCAAAATTCATGAGATAGTATAGAAACAAGTATCGCGAATGAATGAACACCAATCGACCACATCATTGAATCATGCGAATCATACCAATCGAATCATGGATCGAATCATACCAATTCGAACAATAATACAAAAGTAGAAATAGAGAAACGAAATATTCATAATAATCAAAGAAAACCGGAGAGAACAAATTGAATCAACACCAAATAATACAATAAACAGGTACAttttgtattaataatataaataagtggaGTGGTCGAATCATACCAATCGAATCATAGATTGAATCATACCAATTTGAACAATAATACAAAAGTAGAAATAGAGAAACGAAATATTCATAATAATCAAACAAATCTGGAGAGAAAAAATTGAATCAACACCAAATAATACAATAAACAGATACAttttgtattaataatataaataagtggaGTGAACTCACTACTTGATGTCAGCAGATAGATAGTTACCAGTGGGCCagctgtaaaataagaaaatattcatattataTCAAAAGAAGCTAGACATGAAAGGCAGAAGCGGTTCATTTAACCGAAATTGGAATGAAAGGATAGAATAGAAAAGGAGAGAgaatttttaaatagttcttaccgctGATCATCaccgtccggcactggtcagcagtggtcagcagcggtcagcagcggtcagtacTGGACACGAGTGGTCAGCTCTGGTCAGCTCTGGTCACCTCTGGTCAGCTCTGGTCAGCTCTGGTCAGCTTTGGTCACctctggtcagcagtggtcatcagaggtcaccaGAGTTCACTAATGGCCAGTGGTAGGCCCCCGAATTCGCGAGACCCGATCCCTCTGGTCGTTCCAGAGGTACTGACCGAGTCCTCAGCAGTGGCACCATGTATAAGatggaagagtggggagactcaATGTCAAAGATAAGAGTTAAGACTGATTGCTCTATAGAAAAACTATTTCGATCGGTTCTTGTCTCTTGGTCATtcctggatcttcactggaccactGTCGCCTTGATGtcgacctcactgttgaccatcgatgaccatGAGCTGACCATTGAGTAACCAACGATCAATTAAAGCCATCACGAAGTCGACAACTAAAGCCTTTTTACAAGACTGCTGATCTcgacaaattatttcgcgaaaaattaatatttatgtaaattgataggccctttcattattcatatgccacatattgttaagaattgtttaaactattgtactgtaatgttaaacaatgctaagttttatttataattgtttaatccTCACGTGTTTAATTCTGTTCCCTGATATAAATGAATGAAATATAGTGACGATTTAATAAATATCACTTTGaatgtttattaatttatttatcatgTAATGTCATGTAAAAGATTAATAATAATACATATTACTTTACTGACGAAgttcttaaatatatatatgtagaAATCTATGCTACTACCATTTATGTAAAACTAATTGTAAGGGAAACTAAGAAAATTTCgcaatttataataaacagtgaagtaatgatGAGGTATATGTCTAATTCATATAATCGATTGCTTCATCATTTGGATCTTTATAATTGCCTTTAACGAACCGTGTTGCGTAATTTCTATGGCATATTATCTTGCGTATACAATGTATAAATTTGTTACGTGCATTGCACTTTCTAATGCTTCCGAGTGTGAATTTTTCTATTAACATTCAGGAAAATGTAACACGAAAAAGGCGTGGTATGTATTTAGGGTAGAAATCCAGACACGAACAATAAGTTACATCCCATTTAACATTTATGTTATGTTACGTAAAAGAAGTTCAAAAAATACATAAAGAATTAACAAAAATGAATAGGTCACAATATTATCAGACACATCATTTTAATATCATTCTATTTGaagcaaatttatttattaaaccttattgatgaataaaatttgctcaacTGGGTGGCAGTAATAGATCTAAAAACATTCTTCTCAAATTATCGagtttacaaataaaaatagagattttTAAAGTTACagtattttttcttaaattaaGATCtacgtttttaataaataaataagaaaaaaatgcaaTATTTTCAGTTTTTTAAATGATAGTAATTAAGTCTTTTACCTTAGATGGCGCAGTGTAAAGTGGCAGCCATATTGCCATAAAGTTTTCGGTTCAAATTGCGCAACGTTGTTCTTCTCAATTAAGTTTTTAATAGTGAATTATTTAAAGAAATTCCTTTAATTTGTGATTGTTATAATAACAAAGTTACTTCTCGTTACAAAAAGATTGCAGTttagaatttcttcacgttcttTCACTTGGTCAAGACACTTGCAGGAAGAGGTTACAATCGGAAATCGTCGTTCGTGCCGAAGATCGTGTCACTGATCGGTTAAacggaaactgttaattaaaggcGTTCCTTTTTATCCGTGTGTCTGGTGTCATCATCGATTAGAAACCGCGTTTCTAGTGGTTTAACGGCGTACAACGATGTCAGTAATTCATACTCTCTACAGCTGTTTAGAAGCGAAACCAACACAAGCCGGCTTCGTGCTTTTACTTGCGCAGAATTTAAACGAGATTCGGGGAAAATGTCTCAAGGATGACATCGTATTACGAGAGCATTCAAATCGAGTAAGAAAATGTTAAGAATTACGAAACACTAGTTGTATTTCTTTTCTTTGCATCACAAATATTGAATTTACATGTCATTCACCTTGTCCATCAGAGACAAGGTAAAAATTTCGGTTACGAACTAAACGTTTACAGTTTCGCTTTATGTAATGAATTAATaaggaatataatttttcacagagagaaatatatttatttctaattattAATGTGTAATTAACATTTATTAAGATTTACTACTTTTATTAGCATTTCTTTTTGAATCATGATTAGATTTATTGAGAGCAATTCCTTGCTGTATGTATGCTACATTTCTTAATTATGTACAGGATTTTTATTGTAGAGTGACAAGAACAATTTTAATCTTTCCATCATATTAAGTATTATGTGATACATGATAACACGTGTTCTTTAAATGTAATACCAAATAGCAGTCAATTATTTCTTCTTCTTTGATTTAACGCTAACTTCGGATTGAGGTTTCTGCCACTCTACAGGCTTACGGCGATACATGGGCCACGGTGGTACTGTAATTAGCGCAGCCATCACAAATCCAGCACCAAGAATATAAATTGTTTGTGAAAATTGTTGGATCACATATCCCCATATAAATCCAACTACCTACAATGTGAATCAGACATATACATACAAACAATATTCTACAAATACGTAGGGcatatatattttaaatgtaGTTTACTCCGAATAATGTTATGATAAGCCTTGACAATCTCTCTGCTTGCCCCTGACCATCATAGTCctgaaaagaaaattaatagCAATTTACACGAACAAATAAGAACACCTGTTGTAATAGATAACATAACCTCACTGTACGACGTTAGATACTTATTTAGATAAAGTTAACACTATTTTATGGATAATTCGTAAACTTACCATATGCGTAGGGATGGAGGTAATATATTGCAACCACGAATTCatcgtaaataaataattcagaCTACCCGGCAGGATTCGTGTGAGTAAacttcaatttcaatgatctacGTACACAAAACGTTGACGTTGCTCGCGCAAACGCAAAACATTCACGTGTTTCTCCGTGGCGCGACTTTCAATTATATCAATTCGAAATCGAATCTTttacaatcccgaaaaagcaatTGTTTAAAGTTAATTACACGCGTAACATACTTCTTTaagatattctaacatttaactgTACTCGCGAATGGTAGGAGACATTCAATTACAAtatgtaaataatataaatattatagttTATTTTTTCGAATTTTACAAAGTACAAATTGTCGTTGCACGAATGACTTACTtcaacaagtaacaagtaatcAATTATATTACATAAATTAAATAGACGCGGAGTATAAATAATACATCGTTGAGCTTTGTTACAAACAGTCGCGTATTTTTAAAAGGGTCCTTGCATATTTCAAGTACGAAAGTGTAGTACTCAATTCGACGTTATTTCGCAGTCTAGAGTGTCGTAATTGACAGTGTTCAGTGTACCtgagaatttaaaatttaatcacAACAGGAAAACAATATTTACTTTTACAATAACATTAGACTGTAGTGTTCAGTATCCGCTCGTGTTTCTAGCGATGCAACTGCATACAATTATGTTAGAAATTCGCGTTTCACAGTGGTGTTTAATGACGAGACAGACACGTGCTTCTGCATGCACTGAATCCAAAACGAGATCGTGATAAAATATCTATGGGTATGCCAGAGCATCGACATTGAGCAAGAAAATCAAATGGTTGAGTTTACGAAACGATTccattatttttttatataattttcctGTATAGGGCTCCCTTACTAAAAATCAACAAACTTAGCGTTTAAGATCACTAGTGTTCACGAGGTTTATGAGCTATTTGTAGTAGGCGATGTTTTATTTTGTAGTTTACAAAATACTACAAGTGTCTGTACGTTTGtacataattaaataaatatacaaatgcTACCTTTGAAAAGACATTAAATTGCAATCATAATAATTTGCATACGTTGATTTCATCGATCATCTATGATTCCAATAAATCTTTCCCCAACTCTGACAACGAGTTGCACCAGGTCAGACGTTTTAATCAGCTTCGTCCAATCTCTATCCTAATCCTAGAACAACATAGAAATATTCCTTCTGTAAGACTTCGTTTATCGTAAAATCGTACCCTGATTGAGCAGCTTCGTTTTAGAAGCCATGAATGAACGTTCCCCTGTCCGTGTCAATTGGTATTCTAGATCACAGTCGCGCGATGGAGGTGTTCTCGTGCACGTTCGAGCTCCACGCCAACGTGGAGGACGGCTCGTTGTTGCATCTTGCAAAATGCACCGCGTCCGCGACGGTGGGGAACATCGCGAACAGGTCTTCCTTGCATGCCGACAGTCCGCACTTTCTCATCATCTCGTACACAGGTCCTGCAATGCGTCAAATCGGACGTTGAATATATGTTGCGTTTCGTATCGCGTGCACCGATTGTCGATGCTTACGTTTCTGATCGGTACCCCTTCCTGCACGCAATAAATCAGTGTTCTTTAAAGTGTGGGTGTTTCACTAACTCAAAGGTACCACGAAAAAAATCGTTTACGAATGAAATCGTAAGACAAGTTGCTTTTAATTATCTCGATAGAGTTTTACTTTTTGCGTTAGAGGGGCACCTTTCAGAAAGTTTGTAAATTATGGATAGATAGATCGTATTCACCAGAACAGCCCGCGACGTATACGGAGATATCGACCTCGTTGTACTCGTTGATCAAATTTTTTACGGTTGTTGCACCCGCCAAGTCTATGTGACTCAATGCGGTGAAGTCCAGTATCAGGGATTGCAACTGCAACGCAACGAGGAAATTAACATTCTCGTGACTCGATTACGCAACTCGGCGTCTCGTGGTTTACAGACGTTTGGAGTCGATGAATTGTAGCGGCGATTGTCTGTCGCCTAGCGAACCTCCGCGTTATTTAAGATCTCGCGATCGACAGCGAAATAATTGCTAATGAATAaacatgtatgtataacagaatacACGCTGGAAGACATACAATATTCTATTCCAAGCGAATTTTACAATTTATGTTTCTAGTTTAACTAGAAAAGAGTTATTTGTCTAAAAGATCTGAATTTGTTTATGAAAACGTTAAAGACAAACACGCTTTGTTTGCTCGACGCGATTTTTTTGGCTCATGCTAATAACTAGCATTTGACTGCTAGTAACGACTAGCAATTTCTTGTTTCAAAGAAATACCAATTTTTACGACGAAGAACAAACTGAAGTACAAATTAATTTGtattaaaattacaaattcATAAATTCACATTGTGAAAAGGATATCACCTTTTTAATTTCCCTGAGTTCGTCGTGCTTGAAGCCCGCGATCGATTCCTTCCTCGGTGTCAGTCCGGCGACTTTGTGCACCTGCTCACGGAAGTACTGTCGACAGGCGAAGTTCAAGCTTCCGGAATAGTGGAATATCTTTATGCCGGCCAGCTCCACAGCCTGAAACAACGCAACTCTCGTGTTAAGAACTTCCGCGAAACGACCAGGTCCGGCCTGAGTGTCGTGAAAATGTTGCGATATAAAAGTGAAACGCGAATAATAAATTCGTTTCGAACGAACTGAGCCCAAGGAGGTGAAAGTGGCAAGAGAAGAGGTAAAAAGCAGCTAGATAAGAGTGTACTGCTGTTACTCCGTACGCTTTTGTATCTCTTGATATCCAGATAAAGCTCGGTACCAGGCACTAGAGCGAGCGTGCAGGTGTAAGGTTGCACGGAGAAGAGCACCAGTTTGCCTACGCAGAGGATGATCCCCAGGAACAGACCGTATTCGACGTCCATCAGGATCACGGTGGTGAACGTCATCGCCCAGATAACACCGTCCGTTTTGTCCAGTTGCCAGAACCTCTTGAATTCCGTCACTTTCATCAGCATCCCTTTCAACGCCACCACGATTATACTTGCTAGAACGCACTGGTCAACAAAGAGGAATTTTATATTTCAACTGGTCTACTCAAATTCGCCTCGAATTTTAATATGAAGTACAACTCGTATAAGAAAGTATTTTATTACGAATGGTTTGAAATTGCCCACTATTTTGTCTCAAGCGCTTAGCACCGCCAGGCAATAAGGAAAATAAAAGTAAACGTGGCAACAATGTGtcgtaatatatattttttcttcaAACATAAAGTGAAACGTACTCGATGTCGCCATAATAAGTTGCAGGGCTTTCTGAAAAGGCGAACCAGGAAGTTGCACAAACAAGTCGACAATGTAGAGCCTATTCGATTCCTACTGTAAGGTTGAACATCCGAACGATTTAAGTTAATTTAAGATCACACTGTATCTATTGTCTCAgtgctttttattttatatatctcGCGTGAAAATTACGCAAAAGATAACAGGCTGCATCGCGTCGTGCCTGAGGAAATAATCGCTAGTTCGAGTCAGAGGTCATCTACTATCCGAGGACTCTGACTTCATCGAACGATTTTACGTACTCGATCGAACTTACCCGAGGTAGAGGCTCGAAGAATGGACCGATCCACAGTAGCACGCTGATTAAAATCCCGCAAGATATCAAGCTAGC
The sequence above is a segment of the Colletes latitarsis isolate SP2378_abdomen chromosome 6, iyColLati1, whole genome shotgun sequence genome. Coding sequences within it:
- the Spase12 gene encoding signal peptidase complex subunit Spase12, which codes for MNSWLQYITSIPTHMDYDGQGQAERLSRLIITLFGVVGFIWGYVIQQFSQTIYILGAGFVMAALITVPPWPMYRRKPVEWQKPQSEVSVKSKKKK